One genomic segment of Caldimonas brevitalea includes these proteins:
- a CDS encoding PAS domain-containing protein, with translation MPLAASNRLASTPDDGADGAARPMTLGRRLLLLILAVLLPTACLFVWIVVATYQREAESAHQRLRETARALSLVVDRELDKRAAVARTLAASAAILEDDLARFYGEAKAASEGSGNWVVLIDAERQRLNTSVALGTPLPRHNAPPGRPLVTGRPEVSNLRIGPVSQRPVLGVFAPDRSGTPPRYNVGLIFTPDALQAIITQQRLPAGWIAAVMDKGNTVVAREPDPQRWIGKRAQPDLIAALQTRSEGFIESVSLDGIRVLAFYSRSPVYGWTFVIGVPQDILTTGARHAAWQAAASAAFLAVLSVVLALRAARGIRRPIQALGRAARELANDEVPAAERTGLVEVDAVSAALHRAGLQAAAINDELEHRAATAVAEAQEAQEQAARLQQRLLAEELLPLIIDNLPVLISYVDAEGVYRLNNRAYERWFGEPRSNITGRHVRDVAGEAAWQTLRPYMEAALAGQAVSCEHQIAYPRAGKRWVAITYVPHLTAAGSVLGVAILVHDITAHREALDELRRAEERLTQAVRAAGVGVFDHDHVSGELHWSPVIRAIHDWPPDRPPQLDSVLARVHPDDREAHLAALRSAHDPNGNGVFASDYRVLRADGKTRWISARAQTFFKGEGAARRAIRTVGAELDVTDRKRIEEALQRSDESHRLIVALHDATRELRDPALVQREVVARVGRYFGVSRCAYAEIDPSQQFALVLQDHTDGVPSVVGRHRLNDFGPRMVAQLRAGSTVVIEDVASDERLLGSGAQAAFAGLHARAGVGVPLVKDRRLVALMVLQHREPRTWRSDEVALIEQVAERTWFAVESARAEAALRESRDVLALAMRGGRMGAWSRDLVTDRVWWSAELEELFGLPPGGFSGTTEGFRSLVHPDERPALEAAVAQALERRDDYCVQFRFRHASGQWRWMEGRGRAVYATDGRPTMLYGLGIDITERMRSEEELRRLYRELSDADRRKDEFLATLAHELRNPLAPIRNALEILRLKAPPDPETRWSRDVIDRQARHLTRLVDDLLDIARITRGKIELQQERVELTTIVQGALEAAQPLVQACGHQLTVSLPPQPVWLEADVTRLTQVFLNLLNNAAKYTPHGGQIWLTAEADDAMATVAIRDTGVGIAAEHLETVFEMFSQVDPVLERAQGGLGIGLALARGLVALHGGSIRAHSAGPGRGSEFVVRLPRSRGTTSQAAADEAPAVAPRSAPQRILVVDDNRDAAESLAVLLRLGGRDVALAHDGEAALQEVRRYAPDVVLLDIGMPGMSGYEVARRIRSRPRGQQVCLVALTGWGQEDDKQRALAAGFDAHLTKPVDAQTLEATLVGAATR, from the coding sequence TTGCCCCTCGCCGCTTCGAATCGCCTCGCTTCGACGCCTGACGACGGCGCCGATGGCGCGGCACGCCCGATGACGCTCGGGCGCCGGCTGCTGCTGCTGATCCTCGCGGTGTTGCTGCCCACGGCCTGTCTGTTCGTCTGGATTGTCGTCGCCACCTATCAACGCGAAGCCGAATCGGCCCACCAACGCCTGCGGGAAACGGCACGCGCGCTGTCGCTGGTGGTCGACCGCGAACTCGACAAGCGAGCTGCCGTCGCCCGCACCCTGGCCGCCTCTGCAGCCATCCTCGAAGACGATTTGGCCCGCTTTTACGGCGAAGCCAAGGCCGCCAGCGAAGGCAGCGGCAACTGGGTGGTGCTGATCGATGCCGAACGGCAGCGGCTCAACACCTCGGTGGCACTCGGCACGCCGTTGCCGAGGCACAACGCACCGCCCGGACGCCCGCTCGTCACCGGCCGGCCCGAGGTCTCCAACCTGCGCATCGGGCCGGTCAGCCAACGCCCCGTACTGGGGGTGTTCGCGCCCGATCGCAGCGGCACACCGCCGCGTTACAACGTCGGTCTCATCTTCACCCCCGACGCGCTCCAGGCCATCATCACGCAGCAACGCCTGCCGGCCGGCTGGATCGCGGCGGTGATGGACAAAGGCAACACGGTCGTGGCGCGCGAGCCCGACCCGCAACGCTGGATCGGCAAGCGGGCCCAGCCGGACCTGATCGCCGCATTGCAGACTCGCTCCGAGGGCTTCATCGAATCGGTCTCGCTCGACGGCATCCGGGTGCTGGCCTTCTACAGCCGCTCGCCGGTGTATGGCTGGACCTTCGTGATCGGCGTGCCCCAGGACATCCTGACCACGGGCGCACGTCACGCGGCATGGCAGGCGGCGGCCTCGGCCGCCTTCCTCGCCGTGCTCTCGGTGGTGTTGGCGCTGCGGGCTGCGCGCGGCATCCGGCGCCCGATCCAGGCCCTGGGGCGGGCGGCGCGGGAACTGGCGAACGACGAGGTGCCGGCGGCCGAGCGCACCGGCCTGGTCGAAGTCGACGCGGTCAGCGCCGCGCTGCACCGCGCCGGGCTGCAGGCCGCCGCGATCAACGACGAACTGGAGCACCGCGCGGCAACCGCCGTCGCCGAGGCGCAGGAGGCCCAGGAGCAGGCGGCACGGTTGCAACAGCGTTTGCTCGCCGAGGAGCTGCTGCCGCTGATCATCGACAACCTGCCGGTGCTGATTTCGTATGTCGACGCCGAGGGTGTCTACCGGCTCAACAACCGGGCCTACGAACGGTGGTTCGGCGAGCCGCGGTCGAACATCACCGGGCGGCATGTGCGCGACGTGGCCGGCGAAGCGGCGTGGCAGACGCTGCGGCCCTATATGGAAGCCGCGCTGGCCGGCCAGGCCGTGTCGTGCGAGCACCAGATCGCCTACCCGCGCGCCGGCAAGCGCTGGGTAGCGATCACCTATGTGCCTCACCTCACGGCCGCCGGCAGTGTGCTGGGCGTGGCCATCCTCGTGCACGACATCACCGCGCACCGGGAAGCGCTGGATGAACTGCGCCGCGCCGAAGAGCGGCTGACCCAGGCGGTGCGGGCCGCGGGCGTCGGCGTGTTCGACCACGACCATGTGAGCGGCGAACTGCACTGGTCGCCGGTGATCCGGGCCATTCACGATTGGCCGCCCGACCGTCCGCCCCAACTCGACTCGGTGCTGGCCCGCGTGCACCCCGACGATCGCGAGGCTCATTTGGCAGCGCTGAGATCGGCGCACGACCCGAATGGCAACGGCGTGTTCGCGTCCGACTACCGGGTGTTGCGCGCCGATGGCAAAACGCGTTGGATCAGTGCCCGGGCGCAGACCTTCTTCAAAGGCGAAGGCGCCGCGCGCCGCGCCATCAGAACGGTGGGCGCGGAACTGGACGTCACCGACCGCAAGCGCATCGAAGAAGCCTTGCAGCGCAGCGACGAATCGCACCGCCTGATCGTCGCGCTGCACGACGCCACCCGCGAGCTGCGCGACCCGGCGTTGGTTCAGCGCGAGGTGGTCGCCCGTGTCGGTCGCTACTTCGGCGTCAGCCGCTGTGCCTATGCCGAGATCGACCCCTCACAGCAGTTCGCGCTGGTGCTGCAGGACCACACCGACGGCGTGCCGAGTGTCGTCGGCCGCCACCGACTCAACGACTTCGGTCCCCGCATGGTGGCGCAGCTGCGTGCCGGCTCCACCGTCGTGATCGAAGACGTCGCCAGCGACGAGCGTCTGCTGGGATCGGGTGCGCAAGCAGCTTTTGCGGGGCTGCATGCTCGCGCCGGCGTCGGTGTGCCGCTCGTCAAGGACCGCCGGCTCGTCGCGCTGATGGTGCTGCAGCACCGCGAGCCGCGGACGTGGCGCAGCGACGAGGTGGCGCTGATCGAGCAGGTGGCTGAGCGCACCTGGTTCGCAGTCGAGAGCGCCCGCGCCGAAGCGGCATTGCGCGAGAGCCGTGACGTGCTGGCGCTGGCGATGCGTGGTGGCCGCATGGGCGCCTGGTCGCGCGACCTGGTGACCGATCGGGTCTGGTGGAGCGCCGAGCTCGAAGAGTTGTTCGGCCTGCCGCCCGGCGGCTTCTCGGGGACCACCGAGGGTTTCAGGAGCCTGGTGCACCCCGACGAACGGCCCGCGTTGGAAGCCGCGGTGGCACAGGCCCTGGAACGGCGCGACGACTACTGCGTGCAGTTCCGCTTTCGGCATGCGAGCGGCCAGTGGCGCTGGATGGAAGGCCGCGGTCGTGCGGTGTATGCCACCGACGGTCGCCCGACCATGCTGTACGGACTGGGCATCGACATCACCGAGCGCATGCGGTCCGAAGAAGAGCTGCGCCGGCTCTACCGGGAGCTGTCCGATGCCGACCGTCGCAAGGACGAATTCCTTGCCACGCTCGCCCACGAACTGCGCAATCCGCTGGCGCCGATCCGCAATGCGCTGGAAATCCTGCGGCTGAAGGCACCACCCGATCCGGAAACGCGCTGGAGCCGCGACGTCATCGACCGCCAGGCCCGCCACCTGACGCGGCTGGTCGACGATTTGCTCGATATCGCCCGCATCACGCGCGGCAAGATCGAGCTGCAACAGGAACGCGTCGAATTGACCACCATCGTGCAGGGCGCGCTCGAGGCGGCCCAACCGCTGGTGCAGGCCTGCGGGCACCAGCTGACGGTGTCGCTGCCGCCGCAGCCGGTGTGGCTCGAGGCCGACGTGACACGCCTGACCCAGGTGTTCTTGAACCTGCTCAACAACGCCGCCAAGTACACGCCGCACGGCGGCCAGATCTGGCTCACCGCCGAGGCCGACGACGCGATGGCGACCGTGGCCATCCGCGACACCGGCGTCGGCATCGCGGCCGAGCACCTGGAAACAGTGTTCGAGATGTTCTCGCAGGTCGACCCGGTGCTGGAACGGGCCCAGGGCGGCCTGGGCATCGGGCTGGCGCTGGCCCGCGGGCTGGTGGCACTGCACGGTGGCTCGATCCGCGCCCACAGCGCCGGCCCCGGGCGCGGCAGCGAGTTCGTGGTGCGGCTGCCCCGTAGCCGGGGCACGACCTCCCAGGCGGCCGCCGACGAGGCGCCGGCCGTCGCGCCGCGGTCGGCGCCACAGCGCATCCTGGTGGTGGACGACAACCGCGACGCCGCCGAGAGCCTGGCCGTGCTGTTGCGCCTGGGCGGCCGTGACGTGGCGCTGGCGCACGACGGTGAAGCGGCGTTGCAGGAGGTGCGACGCTACGCGCCCGACGTGGTCCTGCTCGACATCGGCATGCCGGGCATGAGCGGCTACGAAGTGGCGCGTCGGATCCGCAGCAGGCCGCGCGGGCAACAGGTCTGCCTGGTCGCGCTGACCGGGTGGGGCCAGGAGGACGACAAGCAGCGGGCCCTGGCCGCCGGCTTCGACGCGCACCTCACGAAACCCGTCGATGCCCAGACACTGGAGGCCACGCTGGTCGGTGCCGCGACACGCTGA
- a CDS encoding patatin-like phospholipase family protein, whose translation MHLDTTATPGAYLDILDEVVEAARDGGRRPVPVLSDLVSADGQQQFVDLVMEGGGALGIALVGYACALERLGVRFLCIGGASAGAVVALLLGAAGRPPEARAQRLITLVEQMPLREFIDGGWGAQWAFHVYQSYWRRSPGAAPERLPRKLLKWAATGAAAVVNTPRLLRRHGLCPGLRFHHWLDDALAEVGLPGATTADLDRRLAVAPGEVRFRAERLRSSDAVTALGEHPAVVAMAASELRTERRVFFPEMARQELTGALAQPVSLFARASMSIPLVFEPLRLTPGGQRTADKHSAHVFVDGGVLSNFPIDAFHDRDHVPACPTVGIKLAEEATPPPITSLTGLLVSMFTSARHSRDLAFLEDNPEFRQLIAHADTQGLGWLDFEMSREDQLRLFRAGAVAACEWVFGSAERPGFDWDAYKGLRRSQLSMPAPRRRDTP comes from the coding sequence ATGCATCTTGACACCACCGCCACCCCCGGCGCGTATCTGGACATCCTCGATGAAGTCGTCGAGGCCGCCCGGGATGGCGGCCGGCGCCCGGTGCCCGTGCTCAGCGACCTGGTCTCGGCCGACGGGCAGCAGCAGTTCGTCGACCTGGTGATGGAGGGCGGCGGCGCGCTGGGCATCGCCCTGGTCGGCTATGCCTGCGCACTGGAACGCCTGGGGGTGCGCTTCTTGTGCATCGGCGGTGCCTCCGCCGGTGCGGTGGTCGCTCTGCTGCTGGGGGCGGCGGGGCGCCCGCCCGAGGCCCGGGCCCAACGGCTGATCACCCTGGTGGAGCAAATGCCGCTGCGCGAGTTCATCGATGGTGGATGGGGCGCGCAATGGGCTTTTCATGTCTACCAGTCCTATTGGCGGCGTTCGCCCGGCGCCGCGCCTGAGCGCCTGCCTCGCAAGTTGCTCAAATGGGCGGCAACCGGTGCTGCCGCGGTGGTCAATACGCCCCGGCTGCTGCGCCGCCATGGCCTGTGCCCTGGCCTCCGCTTTCACCACTGGCTCGACGATGCGTTGGCCGAAGTGGGCTTGCCGGGCGCCACGACGGCCGACCTCGACCGCCGCCTGGCCGTGGCGCCCGGCGAAGTACGCTTTCGGGCCGAGCGCTTGCGCTCGAGCGACGCCGTCACGGCGCTGGGTGAGCACCCGGCGGTGGTGGCGATGGCGGCGTCGGAGCTGCGCACCGAACGCCGCGTGTTCTTTCCCGAGATGGCGCGACAGGAGTTGACGGGCGCCTTGGCCCAACCGGTGTCGCTGTTCGCCCGCGCGTCGATGTCCATCCCCTTGGTGTTCGAGCCACTGCGCCTGACGCCCGGCGGCCAGCGCACGGCCGACAAGCACTCGGCCCATGTGTTCGTCGATGGCGGTGTCCTGTCGAACTTTCCGATCGATGCCTTCCACGACCGCGACCACGTGCCGGCCTGCCCGACCGTCGGCATCAAGCTGGCCGAGGAGGCGACACCGCCACCCATCACCTCGTTGACCGGCTTGCTCGTGAGCATGTTCACCAGCGCACGCCATTCACGCGACCTGGCCTTTCTCGAAGACAACCCCGAGTTCCGCCAGCTGATCGCCCATGCCGATACGCAAGGCCTGGGCTGGCTGGACTTCGAGATGAGCCGCGAGGACCAGCTGCGCTTGTTCCGAGCCGGCGCCGTGGCGGCTTGCGAGTGGGTGTTTGGCAGCGCCGAGCGGCCGGGCTTCGATTGGGACGCCTACAAGGGCCTGCGCCGTTCGCAACTGAGCATGCCGGCGCCACGCCGCCGCGACACACCGTGA
- a CDS encoding metallophosphoesterase, with protein sequence MTRILIYSDLHLEFGAFTPPSELDYDVVVLAGDIHTPGLSGVLWAGRDSVFGGRPVVYVPGNHEFYGRERRRQLEHMRAVAHGTNVHVMDRDDLVIAGVRFLGVTLWTDFRLYEHLGVSGSQAAEVARTGMNDFRLIREREDGDVEREGRCFQPEVALREHRIGRAWLQARLHDSDRRFAALPTVVVTHHAPSPRSVPQAYRDQPLTAAFASDLPQEFFERARLWVHGHLHHCSDYRIGTTRVICNPRGYYDPTRKTTDNPGFDPRLVVSVTA encoded by the coding sequence GTGACCCGGATCCTGATCTACTCGGACCTGCATCTCGAATTCGGCGCCTTCACACCGCCCAGCGAGCTGGACTATGACGTCGTGGTGCTGGCCGGCGACATCCACACGCCCGGTCTGAGTGGGGTGTTGTGGGCGGGGCGCGATTCGGTGTTCGGTGGCCGCCCGGTGGTCTACGTGCCTGGCAACCACGAGTTCTACGGCCGGGAGCGTCGCCGCCAGCTCGAGCACATGCGCGCGGTCGCGCACGGCACCAATGTGCACGTGATGGATCGCGACGACCTGGTGATCGCCGGCGTGCGTTTCCTCGGCGTGACGTTGTGGACCGACTTCCGCCTCTACGAACACCTGGGCGTGAGCGGCAGCCAGGCTGCCGAGGTCGCCCGCACCGGCATGAACGACTTCCGCCTGATCCGCGAGCGCGAGGACGGCGACGTCGAACGCGAGGGCCGCTGTTTCCAGCCGGAGGTGGCCCTGCGCGAACACCGCATCGGCCGGGCCTGGCTGCAGGCGCGGCTGCACGACAGCGATCGGCGTTTTGCAGCCTTGCCCACCGTCGTGGTCACCCACCACGCCCCCAGCCCGCGCAGCGTGCCACAGGCGTACCGCGACCAGCCGCTCACCGCCGCGTTCGCGTCGGACCTGCCGCAGGAGTTCTTCGAGCGCGCCCGGCTCTGGGTGCACGGCCACCTGCACCACTGCAGCGACTACCGCATCGGCACCACCCGCGTGATCTGCAACCCGCGCGGCTACTACGACCCGACACGCAAGACCACCGACAACCCCGGCTTCGATCCGCGCCTGGTGGTGTCGGTGACGGCGTGA
- a CDS encoding SMP-30/gluconolactonase/LRE family protein: MASVSCPRPQLLGPVTPVWPAAAILGEGICWSPARQALYWVDILGQRLLRYTPATQRREQWQFEVTVSAVAERREAPGLLVTLQKGFAYFDPDADGGRGHLQPLLEPEPERPGNRFNDGKCDAQGRFWAGTMDHEGEAPTGALYRFDADRRCTRVFDAGFPVTNGPTWSLDGRTLYFNDTARRQIYAFDFDAPTGSLSNQRPWLRFSEADGHPDGMTTDGQGRLWIAHWGGGCVTCHDPITAAELARVPLPTGHITNVAFGGPTLGTLYITSARSKLTEAQLTQQPLAGALFSVETDAVGRPASCYAG; the protein is encoded by the coding sequence ATGGCCTCCGTCTCCTGCCCCCGCCCGCAACTGCTCGGCCCCGTCACACCCGTCTGGCCAGCTGCCGCGATCCTCGGCGAAGGCATTTGCTGGTCGCCGGCGCGCCAGGCCCTCTACTGGGTCGACATCCTTGGCCAGCGGCTGCTCCGCTACACGCCGGCCACGCAGCGGCGCGAGCAATGGCAGTTCGAAGTCACCGTCTCGGCGGTGGCGGAACGGCGCGAGGCGCCCGGGCTGCTGGTGACGCTGCAAAAAGGATTTGCCTACTTCGACCCTGACGCCGATGGCGGCCGCGGCCACTTGCAGCCCTTGCTCGAACCCGAGCCCGAACGCCCGGGCAACCGCTTCAACGACGGCAAGTGCGACGCGCAGGGCCGGTTCTGGGCCGGCACGATGGATCACGAGGGCGAGGCGCCCACCGGCGCGCTCTATCGTTTTGACGCCGACCGGCGCTGCACGCGCGTCTTCGACGCCGGCTTCCCCGTCACCAACGGGCCGACCTGGTCGCTCGACGGCCGCACCCTGTACTTCAACGACACCGCCCGGCGCCAGATCTACGCCTTCGACTTCGACGCGCCGACTGGCAGCCTGTCGAACCAGCGTCCGTGGCTGCGCTTCAGCGAGGCGGACGGGCACCCGGACGGCATGACCACCGACGGCCAGGGCCGCCTGTGGATCGCCCACTGGGGCGGGGGCTGCGTCACCTGCCACGACCCGATCACGGCGGCGGAGCTGGCGCGCGTGCCGCTGCCGACGGGTCACATCACCAACGTGGCTTTCGGCGGCCCGACGCTCGGCACGCTGTACATCACCAGTGCGCGATCCAAGCTGACCGAGGCCCAGCTCACGCAGCAGCCGTTGGCCGGCGCCCTGTTCAGCGTCGAGACCGACGCCGTCGGCCGGCCCGCCTCCTGCTACGCCGGCTGA
- the yajC gene encoding preprotein translocase subunit YajC → MFISEAFAQAAPAAQPGAGSSLMSMLPLVLMFVVLYFIMIRPQMKKQKEHKAMIEALAKGDEVVTAGGVLGKVSKLGETYVHVDVSNGVEIQVQRSAVVQVLPKGTIGK, encoded by the coding sequence GTGTTTATCTCTGAAGCCTTTGCTCAGGCCGCCCCTGCCGCCCAACCCGGCGCCGGGTCGTCCCTGATGAGCATGCTGCCGCTCGTGCTGATGTTCGTGGTGTTGTACTTCATCATGATCCGGCCCCAGATGAAGAAGCAGAAGGAGCACAAGGCCATGATCGAAGCGCTGGCCAAGGGCGATGAGGTCGTGACCGCCGGCGGCGTGCTCGGCAAAGTCTCGAAACTCGGTGAAACCTATGTACACGTCGACGTGTCGAACGGGGTCGAGATCCAGGTGCAGCGCAGTGCCGTGGTGCAAGTCCTGCCGAAGGGCACGATCGGCAAGTAA
- the secD gene encoding protein translocase subunit SecD has translation MNRYPWWKYAILVVAVLVGLIYALPNLFGEAPAVQVSSGKATVKVDVDLEARVSQALQQAGLQPDFVQFEGNSVKARFADTDAQLKAKDVLSSALNPDPADPAYIVALNLVPRSPQWLAALNARPMYLGLDLRGGVHFLMQVDMKAALTKRAEGLTADVRSMLRDKNIRHGGVTRNGNDIELRLRDAETLAAARRVIEDQLPDLAITETPEGSEFKLSARLKPDAARRVQEQALKQNITTLHNRINELGTTEPVIQQQGLDRVVVQLPGVQDTARAKDIIGRTATLEVRLVDDSPEAASAAAGGGPVPFGTERYVERGGGPLIVKRQVILTGENLTDAQAGFDEQQQAAVHLTLDAKGARIFREVTGQNINKRMAILLFEKGKGEVVTAPVIRSEIGGGRVQISGSMSTQEANDTALLLRAGSLAAPMEIIEERTIGPALGAENIDKGLKSVVYGFIAIAVFMCLYYGLFGVFSTVALAVNVLLLVALLSMLQATLSLPGIAAIALTLGMAIDANVLINERVREELRNGSAPQTAIHTGYDRAFATILDSNITTLIAGVALLAFGSGPVRGFAVVHCLGILTSMFSAVFFSRGLVNLWYGRQKKLKKVSIGQVWRPGGEQQVEKA, from the coding sequence ATGAACCGCTATCCTTGGTGGAAATACGCGATCCTGGTGGTCGCGGTGCTGGTGGGGCTGATCTATGCCCTGCCCAACCTCTTCGGCGAAGCCCCCGCCGTGCAAGTCTCGAGCGGCAAGGCCACCGTCAAGGTCGACGTGGACCTTGAAGCGCGCGTCTCGCAGGCCTTGCAGCAGGCCGGGCTGCAACCCGATTTCGTGCAGTTCGAAGGCAATTCGGTCAAGGCCCGGTTCGCCGACACCGACGCGCAGCTGAAGGCCAAGGACGTGCTCAGCAGCGCGCTCAACCCCGACCCCGCCGACCCCGCCTACATCGTCGCGCTCAATCTGGTGCCGCGCTCGCCCCAGTGGCTGGCGGCGCTGAACGCGAGGCCGATGTACCTCGGCCTCGACCTGCGCGGCGGCGTGCACTTTCTGATGCAGGTCGACATGAAGGCGGCGCTGACCAAGCGCGCCGAGGGCCTGACCGCCGACGTGCGCTCGATGTTGCGCGACAAGAACATCCGGCACGGCGGCGTGACCCGCAACGGCAACGACATCGAACTGCGTTTGCGCGACGCCGAGACGCTGGCCGCCGCACGGCGCGTCATCGAAGACCAACTGCCCGACCTTGCGATCACCGAGACGCCCGAAGGCAGCGAGTTCAAGCTGAGCGCCCGCCTGAAGCCAGATGCCGCGCGCCGGGTGCAGGAACAGGCGCTGAAGCAGAACATCACCACGCTGCACAACCGCATCAACGAGCTGGGCACCACCGAGCCGGTGATCCAGCAGCAGGGCCTGGACCGTGTCGTGGTGCAGCTGCCTGGCGTGCAGGACACGGCACGCGCCAAGGACATCATCGGCCGCACCGCCACGCTCGAAGTGCGGCTGGTCGACGACAGTCCCGAAGCGGCGTCCGCGGCGGCCGGTGGCGGCCCGGTGCCGTTCGGCACCGAGCGGTATGTCGAGCGCGGCGGCGGCCCGCTGATCGTCAAGCGCCAGGTCATCCTGACCGGCGAGAACCTCACCGACGCGCAAGCCGGCTTCGACGAGCAGCAGCAAGCCGCGGTGCACCTGACGCTCGACGCCAAGGGGGCCCGCATCTTCCGCGAGGTGACCGGTCAGAACATCAACAAGCGCATGGCCATCCTGCTGTTCGAGAAAGGCAAGGGCGAGGTCGTGACCGCCCCGGTCATCCGCTCGGAAATCGGCGGTGGCCGGGTGCAGATCTCCGGCAGCATGAGCACCCAGGAAGCGAACGACACCGCACTGCTGCTGCGGGCCGGCTCGCTGGCGGCGCCGATGGAGATCATCGAAGAACGCACCATCGGCCCCGCACTCGGCGCCGAGAACATCGACAAGGGTTTGAAGAGCGTGGTCTACGGGTTCATCGCGATCGCGGTGTTCATGTGCCTGTACTACGGCCTGTTCGGCGTCTTCTCGACCGTCGCGCTGGCCGTCAACGTGCTGCTGCTGGTGGCCTTGCTGTCGATGCTGCAGGCCACCCTGAGCCTGCCCGGTATCGCCGCCATCGCGCTGACGCTGGGCATGGCCATCGATGCCAACGTGCTGATCAACGAACGCGTGCGCGAGGAATTGCGCAACGGCAGTGCGCCGCAAACGGCGATCCACACGGGTTACGACCGCGCCTTCGCCACCATCCTGGACTCCAATATCACGACGCTGATCGCCGGCGTGGCGCTGCTCGCCTTCGGCTCCGGCCCGGTGCGCGGCTTCGCGGTGGTGCACTGCCTGGGCATCCTGACGTCGATGTTCTCGGCGGTGTTCTTCTCGCGCGGGCTGGTCAACCTGTGGTACGGCCGCCAGAAGAAGCTGAAGAAGGTCTCGATCGGCCAGGTGTGGCGGCCGGGCGGTGAACAGCAGGTCGAGAAGGCCTGA
- the secF gene encoding protein translocase subunit SecF: MEFFRIKRDIPFMRHALIFNIISVLTFVAAVFFLITRGLHLSIEFTGGTVMELQYAQAADLAKVRHSVESMNFGEVQVQNFGTSRDVLIRLPLRGDVKQAEVVGKVFGALCQAENGKVERRQATTEKGETVSGEVCTTGSAEPLRLQRSEFVGPQVGSELARDGALALLVTVVGIMIYLAMRFEWKFSVAAIIANLHDVIIILGFFAFFQWEFSLSVLAAVLAVLGYSVNESVVIFDRIREAFRKYRKMTPSEVIDHAITSTMSRTIITHGSTQMMVLAMLLVGGPTLHYFAIALTIGILFGIYSSVFVAAAIAMWLGVKREDLIKQTRQEGDPDDPNAGAVV; this comes from the coding sequence ATGGAATTCTTCCGTATCAAGCGCGACATCCCGTTCATGCGGCACGCGCTGATCTTCAACATCATTTCGGTGCTGACCTTCGTCGCCGCAGTGTTCTTTCTGATCACCCGCGGCTTGCACCTGTCGATCGAGTTCACCGGCGGCACCGTGATGGAGCTGCAGTACGCTCAGGCGGCCGATCTGGCCAAGGTGCGGCACAGTGTCGAGTCGATGAACTTCGGCGAGGTGCAGGTGCAGAACTTCGGCACCTCGCGCGATGTGCTGATCCGCCTGCCGCTGCGCGGCGACGTGAAGCAGGCCGAGGTGGTCGGCAAGGTGTTCGGGGCGCTGTGCCAGGCCGAAAACGGCAAGGTCGAACGCCGCCAGGCGACCACCGAAAAGGGCGAGACGGTCAGCGGCGAGGTGTGCACGACCGGCAGCGCCGAGCCGCTGCGGCTGCAGCGCAGCGAGTTCGTCGGCCCGCAGGTGGGCTCGGAGCTGGCGCGCGACGGCGCGCTCGCGCTGCTGGTGACCGTCGTCGGCATCATGATCTACCTGGCGATGCGCTTCGAATGGAAGTTCTCGGTCGCGGCCATCATCGCCAATCTGCACGACGTCATCATCATCCTGGGCTTCTTCGCCTTTTTCCAGTGGGAGTTCTCACTGTCGGTGCTGGCGGCCGTGCTGGCGGTGCTCGGTTATTCCGTCAACGAGTCGGTGGTGATCTTCGACCGGATCCGCGAGGCCTTCCGCAAGTACCGCAAGATGACGCCCAGCGAGGTGATCGACCACGCGATCACCAGCACGATGAGCCGTACCATCATCACGCACGGCTCGACCCAGATGATGGTGCTGGCGATGCTGCTGGTCGGCGGCCCGACGCTGCACTACTTCGCGATCGCACTGACCATCGGCATCCTGTTCGGTATCTACTCGTCGGTGTTTGTCGCCGCCGCGATCGCGATGTGGCTGGGTGTCAAGCGGGAAGACCTGATCAAGCAGACACGCCAGGAAGGCGACCCGGACGATCCCAACGCGGGTGCCGTGGTGTAG